A part of Bacteroidetes Order II. bacterium genomic DNA contains:
- a CDS encoding DUF4160 domain-containing protein yields the protein MDPLAEKKVDHSGYIYGKNNLLLFIDPDGLDDIYYDNRGNEVQRIKNEAPDRFYLANRTDRGSLEVVTQLEQAPINESPTLTSLGLASAMVIPLGGSSMSANAAIASYLEASLSIAAPTVIVVSALAIIASENKKYNLPCISGTAMEPCSPWDYDPLMDNGRLYAETEPQLPDKTIIKEGQVEIKHYTRSGDHAPPHVHVKGGGSEVKIGQNGKPLKGSPELSVTQREVVENNKQVIRRAVKKIGRWHRHQNPK from the coding sequence GTGGACCCGCTGGCGGAGAAAAAGGTAGATCATAGTGGTTATATTTACGGAAAAAATAATCTATTGCTATTTATTGACCCTGACGGGCTGGATGATATTTATTACGATAACCGTGGAAATGAAGTCCAGCGTATTAAAAACGAAGCCCCAGATCGTTTTTATTTAGCCAATCGAACTGATAGAGGAAGTTTGGAAGTTGTGACACAACTTGAGCAAGCGCCCATTAATGAGTCCCCGACCCTGACGAGCCTCGGTTTAGCAAGCGCAATGGTTATACCGCTTGGTGGTTCCAGCATGTCAGCAAATGCAGCGATTGCTTCGTATCTTGAAGCGTCTTTGTCCATCGCTGCGCCGACCGTAATAGTGGTAAGTGCACTTGCTATAATTGCTTCCGAAAACAAGAAATATAACTTACCTTGTATCTCTGGAACAGCAATGGAGCCTTGTTCTCCATGGGATTATGATCCTCTAATGGACAACGGAAGGTTGTATGCGGAGACAGAACCTCAATTGCCAGATAAAACCATTATAAAAGAAGGACAGGTTGAAATTAAACATTACACAAGAAGTGGAGATCATGCTCCTCCTCATGTTCATGTGAAAGGCGGGGGGAGTGAGGTGAAAATTGGTCAAAACGGCAAGCCACTAAAGGGAAGTCCTGAACTATCAGTCACTCAACGTGAAGTTGTTGAAAACAATAAACAGGTAATTAGGAGGGCAGTAAAGAAGATTGGACGTTGGCACAGACATCAAAACCCCAAATAA
- a CDS encoding ABC transporter ATP-binding protein, producing MGYLKPYKGWVVLAFLLNLLGALMGPLRPYLTQIAIDEHIVKHDATGLLGIVMALFGLLALEGVISWGNAYLTSWIGQNAIFDLRQKVFRHLQNLTLSFFDKQPVGRLITRTTSDVEALNTVLSAGVVTILGNIFSILFIMYFMVMLHWKLALLTLAIVPFMWWVSVIFRKRMRDAFRETRKQVARLNAFLNEHVTGMKIVQVYNREAEEMKRFDDVNNDNRKAQIKTVFYFALFYPVIDVIAALALALVIWYGGVQAVDRSLSLGVLVAFIQYVRMFFEPIRQLSDQYSTLQGAMAASERLFQLLDLDQTTREDEHPKMPDAFRGKIEFKNVWFAYETPTENAEPKWVLKDVSFVVEPGQTVAVVGPTGSGKTTLINLLLRFYETQKGQILIDGVDIREMPLATLRRKIGLVLQEVFLFSGSVARNITLGDPHFTEAQIKRAAESVGAATFIEQLPDKYQQNVQERGASLSHGQRQLLSFARALVFDPAVLVLDEATSSIDTETEEMIQHALENMFEGRTSVVIAHRLSTIQNADQILVIHRGVLREKGNHQALLAQNGLYKRLYELQYKEQEVL from the coding sequence ATGGGCTACCTGAAGCCCTACAAAGGATGGGTGGTATTGGCGTTCCTCTTGAACCTATTAGGCGCACTGATGGGGCCTTTGCGCCCATACCTCACCCAAATTGCTATTGATGAACACATCGTTAAACATGATGCAACGGGCTTGTTAGGGATTGTAATGGCCCTCTTTGGCTTACTTGCCCTCGAAGGGGTAATTAGCTGGGGAAATGCGTATCTCACTTCTTGGATTGGACAAAACGCCATCTTTGATCTTCGGCAGAAGGTCTTCCGTCATTTACAAAACCTCACCCTTTCATTTTTCGACAAGCAGCCCGTAGGACGGCTTATTACACGAACCACCTCGGATGTAGAGGCCCTAAATACCGTACTTTCCGCCGGAGTGGTCACCATTTTGGGCAATATTTTCTCTATCCTTTTTATCATGTACTTCATGGTGATGCTCCACTGGAAATTGGCTCTACTCACCTTGGCCATTGTACCATTTATGTGGTGGGTCTCCGTAATCTTCCGTAAAAGAATGCGTGATGCTTTTCGGGAAACACGAAAACAAGTCGCACGCCTCAATGCCTTCTTAAACGAGCACGTCACAGGCATGAAGATTGTACAGGTATATAACCGCGAAGCCGAAGAAATGAAGCGCTTTGATGACGTGAACAACGATAACCGGAAGGCACAAATCAAAACCGTTTTCTACTTTGCCCTGTTCTATCCAGTTATAGACGTTATTGCAGCACTTGCATTGGCCTTGGTCATCTGGTATGGCGGTGTTCAGGCCGTAGATCGCTCCCTCTCGCTGGGGGTCTTGGTGGCTTTTATCCAGTACGTCCGGATGTTCTTTGAACCCATCCGACAACTTTCCGACCAATACAGCACACTACAAGGAGCGATGGCGGCTTCGGAACGCCTTTTCCAACTCCTGGACTTAGACCAAACCACCCGTGAAGACGAACACCCGAAAATGCCAGACGCCTTCCGTGGGAAAATTGAGTTCAAAAACGTGTGGTTTGCCTACGAAACCCCTACCGAAAATGCGGAACCCAAATGGGTATTGAAAGATGTTTCTTTTGTGGTGGAACCCGGTCAAACGGTGGCAGTCGTGGGCCCCACAGGATCCGGTAAAACCACCCTCATTAACCTCTTGCTCCGGTTCTATGAAACACAAAAAGGCCAAATTCTAATAGATGGCGTGGATATCCGAGAAATGCCTTTGGCTACGCTCCGCCGGAAAATCGGGCTGGTATTACAGGAGGTTTTTTTATTCTCCGGATCCGTAGCCAGGAACATTACGCTGGGCGACCCTCACTTCACAGAGGCGCAAATCAAAAGAGCTGCCGAAAGTGTGGGAGCCGCAACATTTATCGAACAACTCCCGGACAAATACCAACAAAATGTGCAGGAACGGGGGGCTTCCCTCTCTCATGGGCAGCGGCAACTGCTCTCGTTTGCACGCGCCTTGGTATTCGATCCGGCGGTATTGGTCTTGGACGAGGCAACCTCAAGCATAGACACCGAGACCGAGGAAATGATTCAACACGCCTTGGAAAATATGTTCGAGGGCAGAACCTCTGTGGTGATTGCCCACCGGCTTTCTACCATCCAAAATGCTGACCAAATTCTGGTAATCCACCGAGGTGTTCTCCGCGAAAAAGGCAATCACCAAGCGCTATTGGCACAAAATGGCCTCTATAAACGCCTCTATGAACTGCAATACAAAGAACAGGAAGTCTTGTAG
- a CDS encoding ABC transporter ATP-binding protein has translation MRELFQLNHYFRKYAYLFWPGIFFCFASAIFSVMVPMIVRFGVDAIPRMVAQYQMVQGTAAAPLLFRQSVYGLLEFGGLVLLVSLLSGICLFIMRQTIIVMSRHVEYDLRNDLYHHLQTLSAGWYTRTPTGDVMSRLTSDIEQVRQYVGPAIMYAARSIVVVIVAVVVMFMISPTLTWYSMIPMPLLAIAIYYISRLSFSRSQAIQEQYAVLTSRSQEVFSGIRVIKAYAREAFESDEFDRESDEYRKRNMGLARVEAAFRPAFVILIGMSVVIVIWVGGDLYMQGQISIGNIAEYIIYVTLMTWPVASMGYIIMLIQRAKASWLRLNKIFHTKPEVADSEQTNPAITHLDGHFEFREVTFRYTPDGPDVLKKVNFQIEAGKTLAIVGRTGSGKTTIAELMLRLYDTQSGEILVDGQHIHTIPLQTLRGAAGYVSQDVFLFSDTIANNIAFGRMDAPEDEIARAAAEADLLENVQGFSEGFETFVGERGITLSGGQKQRTSIARALVRNPKLLILDDALSAVDTATEAKILEALRKHYGKRTVVIISHRISAVQDADLILVMDNGQVVESGTHEALLDQNGLYKDLYTKQLLEEEIAALT, from the coding sequence ATGCGAGAATTGTTTCAGTTAAATCATTATTTCCGAAAATACGCCTATTTGTTTTGGCCCGGCATCTTTTTTTGTTTTGCCAGTGCCATCTTTTCGGTGATGGTTCCCATGATTGTGCGTTTTGGCGTAGATGCCATTCCGCGCATGGTAGCGCAGTATCAGATGGTGCAGGGAACGGCAGCAGCCCCCCTCTTGTTCCGTCAGAGTGTTTATGGACTGCTGGAATTTGGAGGACTGGTGCTCTTGGTGAGCCTCTTGAGTGGTATTTGTCTGTTTATCATGCGCCAAACCATCATTGTGATGTCGCGACATGTAGAATATGACTTGCGGAACGACTTGTACCACCACCTCCAAACACTTTCCGCTGGTTGGTACACACGCACCCCTACGGGCGATGTGATGAGTCGCCTTACCAGCGACATCGAACAAGTCCGGCAATATGTTGGGCCAGCCATTATGTATGCTGCCCGTTCCATTGTCGTCGTGATCGTGGCGGTTGTGGTCATGTTTATGATCTCACCTACCCTCACATGGTACTCTATGATCCCAATGCCCCTTTTGGCCATTGCCATTTATTATATCTCGCGGCTTAGTTTCTCGCGAAGTCAAGCCATTCAAGAGCAATATGCCGTTCTTACCAGCCGTTCGCAAGAAGTTTTTTCCGGAATTCGGGTGATCAAAGCCTATGCACGCGAGGCGTTTGAGTCGGATGAGTTTGACCGTGAATCCGATGAATACCGCAAGCGAAATATGGGACTTGCTCGCGTGGAGGCAGCCTTCCGCCCAGCCTTTGTGATTTTAATTGGAATGAGTGTGGTCATTGTGATCTGGGTGGGAGGAGATTTATACATGCAGGGCCAGATTTCCATCGGTAACATCGCCGAGTACATCATTTATGTCACCCTTATGACATGGCCCGTCGCCTCTATGGGCTACATTATCATGCTGATACAACGGGCAAAAGCCTCTTGGTTACGCCTGAACAAAATTTTCCATACAAAGCCAGAAGTGGCGGATAGCGAACAGACGAACCCCGCTATTACCCACTTAGACGGCCATTTTGAATTCCGCGAAGTCACGTTTCGTTATACACCAGATGGCCCCGACGTCCTAAAAAAGGTGAATTTTCAGATAGAAGCAGGCAAAACCTTGGCCATTGTAGGACGAACAGGTTCGGGAAAAACCACCATTGCCGAATTAATGCTGCGGCTGTACGACACCCAATCGGGCGAAATCTTGGTGGATGGTCAGCATATACACACCATACCGCTTCAAACCCTCCGAGGAGCTGCCGGATATGTCTCGCAAGATGTGTTCCTGTTTTCCGATACCATTGCAAACAATATTGCTTTTGGCCGGATGGATGCACCCGAAGACGAAATAGCACGCGCCGCCGCCGAGGCCGACCTACTCGAAAATGTCCAAGGCTTTTCGGAAGGCTTCGAGACCTTTGTTGGCGAACGCGGTATTACCCTCTCTGGTGGACAAAAACAACGGACTTCCATCGCACGCGCACTGGTCCGAAATCCGAAACTACTGATTTTGGACGATGCCCTGAGTGCCGTTGATACCGCAACCGAGGCCAAAATCTTGGAAGCCCTCCGCAAACATTATGGCAAACGGACGGTGGTCATTATCTCGCACCGAATTTCTGCTGTGCAAGACGCCGACTTAATTCTGGTGATGGACAATGGGCAAGTGGTGGAGTCTGGCACACACGAGGCACTTTTAGACCAAAATGGTCTGTATAAAGACCTCTATACCAAGCAATTGCTCGAAGAAGAAATTGCCGCATTGACCTAA
- a CDS encoding BamA/TamA family outer membrane protein: protein MKKHFLNDTTGYLIRCKAFPYGKYRRFLYRNCFILLWVWGGYAVLYAQPLAPRLTPTDAPVWLFGGQYRDAWTTPIVLQRIDPSVAPLSVLRGDPQRKDGVWVHQATTGHFFRLWPIKPDPARYPFGGFLAMHLAEALGLSASGFEFRRWWGRPAIWEQAQPEDEVRTLSADTLLQRFHNKRLEGGVAVFQYATFRILGILLGAPEAAPQTWRPQGEAHEKTYVPVWAPFLGMTRYDGLMNQAIGLHDTRMRRPKYNGKAEDLTAFITANTSDVAFLADWGPESWAQLTAFMKERLQPEVIRQAALKIPVTLDASSGDKQADVLLSRIPHLQRVIASFAQAIRRSEKGIYRKPFTVIAPYGETNPTDWVFGGLSVQRVIRGYHPLYTRAYQATGDVSPITGGFNLWGNVHMPHLWKKWGIFGEANTLSPTNFHSFYKLGNESPKTENRYYDAQRQRFRVWVAIDRSSTDLSQRLRVGPFWEYTHLGEARINGLADIDVLPDVYADRKYWGWEARLQTNFTDHTTFPTRGMRLLVQVKHYQNTNQKDEIFTIFIGESSFYIPFSFVPGLLAVRLGGGHILGDFPYYAAHRMGQLNYLRGYFQRRFGGRSMAFTNVEARSELFSRPFFGQPLTSGWLTFADAGRVWATGETSNRLHVGYGVGGWTKAGNMVVSGWVAFSDEYPRGLPMARLGVQF from the coding sequence GTGAAAAAACATTTCCTTAACGACACAACCGGATATTTGATCCGGTGCAAGGCTTTTCCATATGGGAAATACCGACGGTTCCTTTATCGAAACTGTTTCATACTCTTGTGGGTTTGGGGTGGTTATGCTGTTTTATATGCGCAACCACTTGCACCACGTTTGACGCCTACCGATGCACCCGTGTGGCTGTTTGGTGGGCAATACCGAGACGCTTGGACTACCCCAATAGTTCTTCAGCGCATAGATCCTTCTGTCGCACCGCTGAGTGTTCTAAGGGGCGATCCGCAACGCAAAGACGGGGTATGGGTACACCAAGCCACAACCGGGCACTTTTTCCGTTTGTGGCCCATAAAGCCAGATCCGGCGCGGTACCCCTTCGGGGGCTTTTTGGCAATGCACTTAGCCGAAGCATTGGGTCTGTCGGCTTCTGGTTTTGAGTTTCGGCGATGGTGGGGGCGTCCGGCTATCTGGGAGCAAGCCCAGCCTGAAGACGAGGTTCGTACCCTCTCTGCCGATACACTGCTACAACGTTTTCACAACAAACGTCTCGAAGGCGGGGTAGCGGTGTTCCAGTATGCCACTTTTCGGATTTTAGGGATACTCCTTGGTGCGCCAGAAGCTGCTCCGCAAACATGGCGCCCCCAAGGAGAAGCGCACGAGAAAACGTATGTCCCCGTTTGGGCGCCGTTTTTGGGGATGACCCGCTACGATGGTCTGATGAACCAAGCAATCGGCCTTCATGATACGCGCATGCGGCGTCCGAAGTATAATGGAAAAGCCGAAGACCTGACTGCATTTATCACCGCAAATACCAGTGACGTCGCTTTTTTAGCCGATTGGGGGCCGGAAAGTTGGGCACAGCTGACCGCTTTTATGAAGGAAAGACTTCAACCAGAAGTGATTCGGCAAGCGGCACTTAAAATACCCGTAACATTGGATGCAAGCAGTGGCGATAAACAAGCCGATGTATTGCTGTCTCGCATCCCACATTTACAGCGGGTGATTGCTTCGTTCGCACAGGCCATTCGGAGGTCAGAAAAAGGGATATACCGTAAGCCCTTCACCGTCATCGCGCCCTATGGAGAGACCAATCCAACCGATTGGGTGTTTGGTGGATTGAGTGTTCAGCGGGTTATTCGTGGCTATCATCCGCTTTATACGAGAGCCTATCAGGCAACGGGTGATGTATCGCCTATAACAGGCGGCTTTAATCTATGGGGAAATGTCCATATGCCACACCTTTGGAAAAAATGGGGAATCTTTGGCGAGGCGAACACCCTTTCTCCTACCAATTTCCATTCTTTTTATAAATTGGGCAACGAAAGTCCCAAAACGGAAAATCGGTATTACGATGCTCAGCGGCAGCGATTCCGTGTTTGGGTAGCGATAGACCGAAGTAGTACCGACCTGAGTCAACGGTTAAGGGTGGGGCCATTTTGGGAATATACCCATTTGGGCGAAGCCCGAATAAACGGTCTTGCAGATATAGACGTATTGCCAGATGTGTATGCAGACCGGAAATATTGGGGGTGGGAAGCCCGTCTCCAAACCAATTTTACAGATCATACTACGTTTCCGACTCGGGGCATGAGGTTGTTGGTACAGGTGAAACATTATCAGAATACGAATCAGAAAGATGAGATATTTACTATATTTATAGGAGAGTCGTCGTTTTACATTCCGTTTTCCTTTGTTCCAGGCTTGCTTGCAGTACGGCTCGGAGGCGGCCACATTTTGGGTGATTTTCCCTATTATGCCGCGCACCGCATGGGCCAACTGAACTATCTCCGGGGCTATTTTCAGCGTCGGTTTGGCGGGAGAAGCATGGCCTTTACCAATGTCGAAGCCCGGAGCGAGTTGTTTAGCCGCCCCTTCTTCGGACAACCTCTTACAAGTGGGTGGTTAACGTTCGCAGATGCTGGCCGAGTCTGGGCAACAGGGGAAACGTCTAACCGTTTGCATGTGGGGTATGGGGTGGGCGGATGGACAAAAGCCGGAAATATGGTGGTTTCCGGCTGGGTCGCGTTTTCAGACGAGTACCCACGTGGCCTTCCTATGGCACGTTTGGGCGTTCAATTCTAA
- a CDS encoding prolipoprotein diacylglyceryl transferase, with translation MYPRISDMLRAWFGIDFPLPIYTYGFMLAIAILTASALAGRELKRLQKIGKLGKLTEKVKDKNGRISQVTINPSDLMSNITIIAAIAGVIGSKVFYILESPGGDVVAKLFSSGGLTFYGGLIFGTASVLYYVHKKGITGVSLPVFMDALAPTVILAYGIGRIGCHLSGDGDWGIPANMALKPDFLPTWLWADTYPGNIAGEVIAAPGVYPTPLWEFMACVAIFGVLMALRNHPFKPGWIFSLYLLLNGLERFLIEKVRVNARFDFLGFQTTQAELIASILILAGIVGLVLTTRKTKQETTPAQTTP, from the coding sequence ATGTATCCACGCATCAGTGATATGCTCCGGGCTTGGTTTGGGATAGACTTCCCTTTGCCCATTTATACCTATGGCTTTATGCTGGCGATCGCCATTCTCACCGCAAGTGCGCTTGCCGGACGAGAACTAAAGCGGCTTCAAAAGATTGGGAAGTTGGGGAAACTCACCGAAAAAGTGAAAGATAAAAACGGACGCATTTCCCAAGTTACCATCAATCCTTCCGACTTGATGAGCAATATTACCATCATTGCGGCCATTGCTGGGGTAATTGGCTCTAAAGTCTTTTACATCTTAGAATCGCCAGGCGGCGATGTGGTCGCAAAGTTATTTTCCTCTGGCGGTCTTACCTTTTATGGTGGTCTAATTTTTGGGACAGCCTCGGTTTTATACTATGTCCATAAGAAGGGGATTACGGGGGTTTCTCTCCCTGTTTTTATGGATGCACTTGCACCAACTGTCATTTTGGCATACGGTATTGGACGGATTGGTTGCCACCTTTCGGGGGATGGGGACTGGGGCATTCCCGCCAATATGGCGCTTAAACCGGATTTTTTACCAACATGGCTTTGGGCAGATACCTATCCAGGTAATATCGCAGGCGAAGTGATTGCAGCACCTGGGGTTTACCCAACCCCGTTGTGGGAGTTTATGGCCTGTGTTGCCATTTTTGGAGTCTTGATGGCCCTCAGAAATCATCCGTTTAAACCGGGCTGGATTTTTTCTTTATACTTGTTATTAAATGGTTTGGAACGATTCCTAATTGAAAAAGTGCGTGTAAATGCTCGTTTCGATTTTCTGGGTTTTCAAACCACGCAGGCAGAACTGATTGCTTCAATTCTCATCCTCGCAGGCATTGTAGGATTGGTATTAACCACCCGCAAAACCAAACAGGAAACGACGCCAGCCCAAACGACGCCTTAG
- a CDS encoding histidine--tRNA ligase, translated as MQTSFRNIKGTFDVLPHHYTAAGNQTYGSAAWLFVERRIRDVFERFDFREIRTPLFEPTEMIARGVGETSDIVTKEMFAWTKGDTNYVLRPELTAPIMRAYLQHRLDQQGPVQRLSYLGPCFRAERPARGRFRQFHQFGAEIIGSADPRADAEVVAVLMAIYGAFGIENLRLRMNTLGTPEERTAYKAALRAFLLPHQEALSDISRERLEKNPLRILDTKLEHEQALLEKAPLLTDFLGDETRTFFDRVCGYVQDLGIPFITDPKLVRGLDYYAHTTFELESDALNGALAGAGRYDLLAKDFGNPNPVPAVGFAAGMERLFVVLSDAGYVFPEVSVPDVFLVAMGSEAENWVFRKAQSLRQNDIRVAFDLKGRSMKAQMREADRSRAPLVVIVGEQELTSQSVNLKNMAEGTQETIPASDLLHRIKRFSSK; from the coding sequence GTGCAGACTTCGTTTCGGAATATAAAAGGCACCTTCGATGTGCTGCCCCACCACTATACCGCTGCTGGCAACCAGACGTATGGATCTGCCGCATGGCTATTTGTAGAGCGTCGCATCCGTGACGTATTTGAACGTTTCGACTTCCGCGAAATCCGAACGCCCCTGTTTGAACCCACCGAGATGATTGCGCGGGGCGTAGGCGAAACCTCGGATATTGTCACCAAAGAAATGTTTGCGTGGACCAAGGGCGATACAAACTATGTATTGCGTCCGGAACTTACCGCCCCGATTATGCGGGCATATCTCCAGCACCGATTAGACCAGCAAGGCCCTGTGCAACGTCTTTCCTACTTGGGACCGTGCTTCCGGGCCGAGCGCCCTGCCCGTGGGCGGTTTCGGCAGTTCCACCAATTTGGGGCCGAAATCATCGGAAGTGCGGACCCACGTGCAGATGCCGAAGTAGTGGCGGTATTAATGGCTATTTACGGTGCTTTTGGGATAGAGAACCTGCGCCTGCGCATGAATACCCTCGGAACACCCGAAGAAAGAACCGCCTATAAAGCTGCCCTGCGTGCCTTCCTCTTGCCCCATCAAGAAGCACTTTCCGATATTAGCCGCGAACGCTTAGAGAAAAATCCTCTCCGGATTTTAGATACCAAACTGGAACACGAGCAAGCGCTTCTGGAAAAGGCGCCCCTCCTCACAGATTTTCTGGGAGACGAAACCCGCACCTTCTTCGACCGCGTGTGTGGATATGTTCAAGACTTGGGGATTCCCTTTATCACCGATCCGAAGTTGGTACGTGGCTTAGACTATTATGCACACACCACCTTCGAGTTGGAGAGTGATGCCCTGAACGGTGCTTTAGCTGGGGCCGGACGCTACGACTTACTGGCCAAAGATTTTGGTAACCCCAATCCCGTACCAGCCGTTGGATTTGCTGCTGGCATGGAGCGTTTGTTTGTGGTTCTAAGCGATGCTGGTTATGTCTTTCCAGAGGTCTCTGTTCCGGATGTTTTTCTGGTGGCGATGGGAAGCGAGGCCGAGAACTGGGTTTTCCGAAAAGCCCAATCCCTACGCCAAAACGACATACGGGTGGCCTTCGACCTGAAGGGCCGCTCGATGAAGGCACAAATGCGCGAGGCCGACCGCTCACGCGCACCACTCGTGGTTATTGTAGGTGAGCAAGAGTTGACAAGCCAAAGTGTCAACCTTAAAAACATGGCCGAAGGGACGCAGGAAACCATTCCAGCATCCGACCTATTGCACCGAATAAAGAGATTTTCTTCAAAATAA
- a CDS encoding PTS sugar transporter subunit IIA has product MPKEITPISTYLSPDHIQVGFVAPDKNTAIERLLSNLAGHPTVSDLSAVSAAIFKRESVMSTGVGKCLALPHAKTDAVSGIAISLGIAEQGIPFEAIDDQPVRILLLMVAPTDAALQHIRLLGQVSRLMNRETFRNRLLHAPDAAAVLRYFEEEEERMREE; this is encoded by the coding sequence ATGCCGAAAGAAATCACCCCCATTAGTACCTATCTTTCACCTGATCACATTCAGGTAGGATTTGTTGCACCCGATAAAAACACGGCTATCGAAAGGTTGTTGTCCAACTTAGCGGGACACCCAACGGTTAGCGACCTATCTGCTGTTTCAGCGGCCATTTTCAAGCGCGAGTCGGTTATGTCCACTGGCGTTGGAAAATGCCTTGCCCTCCCCCATGCAAAAACAGACGCCGTTTCTGGCATTGCAATCTCCTTAGGCATTGCAGAGCAAGGTATTCCCTTCGAGGCCATAGACGATCAGCCTGTGCGGATTTTATTGCTTATGGTCGCGCCAACGGATGCCGCTCTGCAACATATCCGGCTCTTGGGGCAAGTTTCCCGTTTGATGAACCGAGAAACTTTCCGTAACCGATTGCTTCATGCACCCGATGCCGCTGCCGTTTTGCGATACTTCGAGGAAGAAGAAGAGCGGATGCGAGAAGAATAA
- a CDS encoding RluA family pseudouridine synthase: MEPDKQAHTLTVEVPLGHNTPFRLDVYLTHKLPNATRSKVQEGIKEGAVLVNGKTPKASQLVQPGDVITCVVLRPPPIEALPEAIPLDILYEDAWLIVLNKQPGMVVHPAYGNRSGTLINALLHHVGAGKLTFEAEEDEEDEEHIGLAMRNAAPRYDGDPTIRPGLVHRLDKDTSGLMVIAKDDATHANLADQFAKRTIQRRYRAIVWRTLTPPFGTLQTQLGRDRRNRKIVAVLPEGQGKHAITHYETIATLQHFSLVEFRLETGRTHQIRAHAKYLGHPIFGDETYGGTNVPPELSKGSRKAFFQNLFERLPRQALHAYTLGFLHPATGKNLFFQNELPDDMFWVWERLQKMDAQLSGHLAD; encoded by the coding sequence ATGGAACCCGATAAACAAGCCCACACCCTTACCGTAGAAGTGCCGCTGGGCCACAACACGCCTTTCCGTTTGGACGTGTACCTGACGCATAAGCTCCCGAATGCCACCCGCAGCAAAGTGCAAGAGGGCATCAAAGAAGGCGCTGTTTTGGTAAATGGAAAAACGCCCAAAGCCTCACAATTGGTACAGCCCGGCGATGTCATCACATGCGTTGTCCTACGCCCTCCCCCCATCGAGGCATTGCCCGAAGCCATTCCCTTAGATATTTTGTATGAAGATGCTTGGTTGATTGTCCTGAATAAACAACCCGGAATGGTGGTACATCCGGCCTATGGCAACCGCTCCGGCACACTCATCAATGCGCTGCTACACCATGTGGGTGCCGGAAAACTAACCTTTGAGGCGGAAGAAGACGAGGAAGATGAAGAACACATTGGCTTAGCAATGCGCAATGCAGCACCGCGCTACGACGGCGATCCCACCATCCGACCCGGCTTGGTGCATCGCTTAGACAAAGACACCTCTGGCCTCATGGTCATTGCCAAAGACGATGCCACCCATGCAAATTTGGCCGATCAATTTGCCAAGCGGACTATCCAGCGGCGTTACCGGGCCATTGTCTGGCGAACCCTTACGCCCCCTTTTGGCACGTTACAAACCCAATTGGGCCGCGACCGCCGAAACCGAAAAATCGTGGCGGTATTACCAGAGGGCCAAGGAAAACATGCCATTACCCATTATGAAACCATTGCGACGTTACAACATTTTTCATTGGTAGAGTTTCGCTTAGAAACCGGACGCACCCACCAGATCCGCGCCCATGCGAAATATTTGGGCCATCCCATTTTTGGCGATGAAACGTATGGTGGAACAAATGTCCCCCCCGAATTGAGCAAGGGATCGCGCAAAGCCTTTTTCCAGAACTTGTTCGAGCGGCTTCCCAGACAGGCCCTACACGCCTATACCCTCGGCTTTTTACACCCTGCCACCGGAAAGAACCTGTTTTTCCAAAATGAACTACCCGATGACATGTTTTGGGTGTGGGAACGGCTACAAAAAATGGATGCACAACTGAGCGGCCACCTTGCCGATTGA